ACTTACTTTGCTGTTTCTCTAAATTTCAAGTTAAGTTTCAAACAATAGGTAACATCCCCAAAGAAGCTGACTTAATTGAAAACAGTACAAATCATGGTTACATAGAGCTTACTGTCTAAGGCTTCAGTTAGCAGATTTAACAAGCTGTTTCATCCAACTCAGTATTCCATTCATTTctgaaattgtgataaaatatatctTCAAAAGCCAAATCAGTACTTCAAGGGAAAACAATAGCTGGAAAAAGTTgtagaaaaaaaggggggggacaCTGAAAACAGTTTGATTTTAGAGACAAAGATGACGAATCTAATTACATGTTGCAGAAGACACTAGCAACAACTAATatgaaataagcaaaataattgTTAGTTTTTTTTAGATACCATACTTAAGAGATAATACCAATACAAAGGGAGAACATCTGGATTTCATCCTTGGCCCCATTTACAAAGTAAAAAGGGATGCTGGATTCACATGTAAATGTTTAAATAGATTTTCCAGTGTTTAAGTCACTAGACTTAGTACAAAAATGCATCTGAATAGTccagatttttttctaataactTCCAAATGGTGAAAGTTTTCACTGCCCAAATACTTTACTGTAAATTCCAACAGTGATACTGTTGGAATGATTGTAGGAATAAGAATCAAAAGACTAAAAAAGGCAAAAGGTACCTAACCTACGCCAGTGACATCTGAGAAGGCAATACTTTAGTAGTGAGTTCTCTAAGGTGGTTATTTAATCTCTGCTCCACATAGCTGACGACAAAGATTTAACTTTGATTTtagatgaaaaagaaagcatacaaaaaattatttctgttagCGTAAAGCTAATTTTACATCAGTGATGATAAATTTTCTAGTTGTTATCAGTGATAAGAGAAGTCATTTCCCCAAGGAGAGGGGTCCATGGTGGGCTCTGCACAAAAGAGGGACAGAACAGTACTGGCCCTTATTAGAGCATATCCTATGAATTCAACCACAGGAACAGGTGATGTTCAAAATGACACCAAAGGTGGTATACCCTGGTATTCATTTCTGGTAAGATCTGTTGGGAATGCAAATggaaaaatcagattttaaattGCTTTAGCAGCCAAATTAAACTAGGACAATGTAGTCAGAGAAATACTGTCCactaaatatgtttatttagagACGCCTCTCCCTTTTACTTGTAAAGGAAAAGTTATCTTGATTTTAAGCTTATTTGCTCAAAGTATGTCtcactcaaaattttaaaagatactacaTGATCTAAAAGCTATGTTATAATTGGAAACTGATCTTATTTGCAATACCTTCTTAAAATGGGAACAGAGTTATCTGTGCTGGCTTTACTGAACAACCTTTTAATTTGCAGAACagttttctcaaaagaagacatctAGGGGATTCACTCGTATTATGTATGCTTTGTTAAGGGTCCTGAAATAAcatgaaaacaaattattttgagggaaaaaacAGTTGTTTAAAAACTACTATAGGTggtaattccctggcagttcagtggttaggacgtGGTGCTTTCACGGCCCGGGACTCCGGTTCAAGCCCTAGTTGGGGAAGcaggatcccacaggcctcaaggcctggccaaaaaataaaaattattacagCAGCTAGATTTATGCCGTAATGTCATCAATGTTTTTCTTTACTGAAAGACCTCTGTgcccagaagagaaaaaaactatGAAGTACAATGCTGTTGCTTCCAATGCACGGTAGGTCTTTTAAACAGACTTGTTGCTCCGACAGGTGAAATGCTCTATCAAGTCAACAGCTACAAAGACCAAATTCAAATTGTGCTCTAAATGTATTATCTGGTTTAAGAAATTTGGGGTACACTTTAAAATAGCAGGAGAGgtgtgtatttttcagttcataCAGAAATAGCCATATGTATATTTCATGAATATGATTAGCACTCATCTTACTTCTGACGTGTTATTAGGTATGAATCCAGTCTTTTTCAAAATCTTCCCCAGGTAAGAAATCCTGCATTTGTATACTTTAATGAAAGCAGCAGTATTTTTATGCAGAAATTCCATATACCTTTATTTATAGGTCTTAATACAACAAAATGTAAACGAAAACCGAGAACACTGCTCATTTTAATTTGACATATAAAATGGAGTTTCTCCAGAAAATAGACTTGCCTTACCTTATGATTTATGTTCTAAGagtacattttataaaaatcagcAACCAGGCTTTTCCATGTTtacactgaactgaacatgattaAGTATAAATGAATAGCTTTCTTTTATGTAGTAGCAAAAAGAGTCAGTAATCCTTTCAAGAAAGAGACTATTTCATTTCCTCCCAACTTGGATTCACCATAAACACGATCCACAAATGATATTGGAACCTAGTTAAAAAAATATACGTTAAGTGAGTCttcaaaaatatgagaaaagaagTATAGCACACATACAACAGTTACTCATACAACAGAAACAAGATTGGTCCTCTGCCAGCAAGTCCTTCAAGGTAAGTGCAAATTATGGGATTCTTACAGTAACCACCTGCACCTCCAAGTCTTCAAAATTAAACATAACATGcattttattatcttaaaataGGTCATATGAACCAAATCTACTGTTTTGAAAAGGCACTGATCCTGAATATTAAGTTGTTTACTCAAGCTTCAAGGAAAAATTATCCTCCAAAAGTAAAACGACCtgaattttttccagtagtccatcaagtttagtgttagttgctcagtcttgcccgactctgcggcccatggactctagcccaccacactcctctgtccatgggatttcccaggcaggaatcctggagtgggatgccacccccttctccaccaTCAAGTTTAGCTGTTGCTATTTTAGCACTAAGCTAAAAATCTTACAACTTCCGCAAGAGCAGTAGCATTCCAGTTAGCTATTTTCTTGCTCTGAGTAAGAGTATTAAACTGCTCCTCCAATTCCTGCCCTTTTCATTTACTCACAGACTGTTGGGCAAAAGGGATTcaccatgcattttttttttttaggaaaaattaattaattttggccacatggcatgtgggatcttagtacccctaccagggatcaaacttgggcacCCTGCAATGGAAatggggagtcttagccaccgggcCGCCAGGGAGTCCCTCTCCATCACTTTCACCTTGAGTAGAGTGGCTGGTGCCCAAGACAAGGGGAGAAGCAGCAGACAGACTCACCCATGATGCCGAGTGGCCAGGAGAAAAGGCAAGGGTAAAGATGCTGCCACTTTCACTTATTTAAGAGGGAACACTGCCTTCTGTCAAGCTTTAGATCTTGGTATGTCAAATATATTAAGTTTAAAAGAATGTGAACTTTCACTCTTTTGCATGGACACCTGGAAGCCTTCCACATTTACTTAGTAGTTtatgaaaattaacattttattataaaaagtcTAAACTTTGTTTCTTCATGAGGAACTGACATTATTTACATACCTCGCCAATAGTATAATTCAGCTGTCTTGCTCGAACAATCATCTCCATCTGGAAGACGTAGCctttagaaatacattttcctATTAATTTCTGTAAAACTTCTTTTCTGTATAACctataagaaattaaaatgtatatgaacACCTGGATAACTATACATGCCTACATGTACCCTGACCTTTCCAAAAGTTCACTGGTATTTATAAAAACTTAACTTTCATTGGCCATTTGTCTACAGAAAAGTTCTCACAGTTGATAAGTATGATACATTTGTCCTGAACTGGAAAGGCCATAAAAATATTCGGTAAATAATTTAGGACAATTGTGAAAATGAATTCTTAGTATTTAAAGAGTTATCTTCCTATCACACtattagaaattattaaaatatggtGAAGTGAATCACGTGGAGCAAAACCACCCATTGTTTGTAGTTTCAAACTTTTTcttgaaatttacttttaaagtcGAAAAGGAAGAAACTGTTTCAACTACTGGGACAACAGAGGTGATAGGTAACGAAGCATAATACAGACTCGAGGCAAGGAAGCAGCGACTGTCAGGTGTTTCCTCGAAGTGTCTATTTCCTGAGATCTAAATAAATTCCTGGGAGAAACTATGTCCCTCTAGGTCGATCCTGGTTAAGTTAGAGACAGGAAGTAGGGATCACAAGATTGAGGCAGCACTGGCAGCAATCAGCTCTCAATAACGGAGGTCACAGTCAATCAGTTACGATGGGTGAACGCACAGCCTAACTTTAGATGGACTGCAGGCCAAAGGCAAAGCTCATCAGGTTTCCAAGAGAGACAGGAGCGGGGAAAGCCTATGGGTGAACTCAATCTTCTTCACAGACTCTGTTTTCAGAGTCACTGTGGCGAAAAAACAATTTCCCCTGAGCCTCAGTGTATACAAAGGCAgcaatttctactttttttttttttgtagtttttgagAAAGCTATGAGAGAAGGAGCTAGGGGGTGAAGTAACTAGGGGAACTAGGCCCCAAAGCAAAGTCCCCATCTCCACAACCGATGAAGCTACCCTGGGTCTTCACTCAAAATCATGATAACACATGTGGGCTTCATATATTCATCTGCCTCAAAGTGTGGAACTGAAGGATGTATGTATGGGTCTGTAGCTATCTTTCATACACCAAACTGCTTTCAAAACAACTTACATCTTAATTCTAGAGAGGTTTAATTTTCATTATCTGACCTCTAATTTGTGATGGCTCCTCTCTTCACTTCTGACTCTCTTACTGTCTCTGAACTGCTATCCAATAGACTTACAGCTGCATTAGAAGTACTCATTACCTTCAACAGCAGGCTCCTAAtttctgtatctgtgtgttttaacaagggcttcccaggtggcgctaatgggaAAGAACcagcttcccaatgcaggagatgcgggttcgatccctgggtcgggaagatctctggaagagggcatggtaacccactccagtattcttgcctagagaatcccgtggacagaggagcctggtgggctatgtcccatagggtcgcaaggggtcggacacgactgacgcaactgagcatgcacacgtgcgTTCTATCAAAGGTGAAAAGAATCAACATTTAATGGATAGAAGCATATACCAGCTAATACAATGTATTAACTAATGCATGGAGTCTGGACCTTAAAGCAGGTGAGGAGACATTTTAgtttcagagattaaaaaaaattctggcagTCATTTGGCATCGTCATACAAAGTAAACTACTGTGTCAGgtctaaaattataaaaacaccaagaaacaagcaaaaatttaaaaatcccaaGGACCTAGCAGGAGGCTTTGCACCATTCAGACAAGAAGTTATGCTCTGACTGAGCAGTCAGTGGTCACCTCAGGCCCCTTAAGGGCTGAGCGGTGATGCTGACTTTAAGCACACCAACCTGCCTTTCCTGCTCTTTAAAAAGTCCAGTATTTTCCCTTAAGAAGATGTTTAGGCTTCATTAGCACCTCTGAGAACTTCAATCTGCCTTTTTTAGTGTTCCAGAACAAAAATGAGGTAGAAATGAAAAGGGTTTCTTTAAATAAGTCATTCTAAAGCAAGGGATTTAGGCAAGAAATTGTAAATAGTAGAAAATATACAGTTACAAGTTTTCACTGTACCTGAAACTTCCTGTTAAATCAGATGCTCCTGGTCGCAGCAAAATCTGAGTTATAAAATTGGCCACACGGCTGTCAAAGAAAaggttttctttataaaataacagTTTCTACACGAAAGAAATATAGCCAAGTGCAGAGTGCTAAAAATGCTATACTAATTTCAAAAATGCAACAAAAATGTTAACTCTATGGAACAAAGCAAGGGTTTGTCAGTGAAAGGAGATCTGATAGTTCtcatttttccagaaaataggtattttttattctttgaatGTGACATGTAGAGGTGACCTATAAAACAATCATTTTTCAAACACTAGGTAAGAATGGTAATAGATTTTTAACTCCACTCGCATATTTGCCAATAGTCATAATTTAGGATTACAAACATCTGTCAAGACAGGAAAAGTGATCTATCAGGGATTTCAagcttctttttcagatttcaaatCACCAAGGGAGGGCTGTTCCAACCTCAGTTTGcattaaaatggtatttttattaAAGGGTGAAGGTGGGAAAGGGTTTTGGCCATTTCTGGAAAACTGACCACAGGTTCCACTCTGAGCCTGTCCACTCTGCTTGGGCTTCTGCAacccacagactgggtgacttaaacaacagatactcaattctcacagttctggaggctgaaaagtcCAAGATGAAGGTGCTGTAAACTTGGTTCCTGGTGAGGATCCTGTTCCTAGCCTCCAAATGGTGCCGCCTTGGTGTGTGCTCAcatggagggtgggggtgaggaagcgccaggctttcctgctttcttcttGAAAGGGCACTAATTCCACCAACAGTGCCCCACCCACATGCAGGACCTCATCTAAACCCACTTACCTCCCTCAAACCCCATTTCTGAACACCCAACACTCCCAGGGCAAGGCACACAGGAATTCGGAAACATTCAGCCCATAACAATGACTGTAGGATCTATGCTTCAAGCACAACTAAGTATCAATCAATTATAAGGTATTACTGACAAATAGCTATTATTAACATTTCAAAAAGATGTAAAGTACACTTGGAAAAAATGACTTTGGTACTGCAGCTGTTTTCCTGTGCTCAGATTCAGAAAACTAGTTGTTCTGGAGGGAGGAAAAGTGGCAGGGAAGCAGCGTGGAAAAAAGTTTCTCTCCAAGGCCAGGGGCACCATCAAGGTGCTCCTCAGGAGAGCCtatttcatataaaatacatGGGTAGGGATATAGTTGGGATAATGGCTAACAAAAACatactcccccccgcccccaatttGCTTCTGGTCGTTACAAAAAAATTCCAAGACATAATTTATCCCACAAAATGAATCTGACCCAAGGAGTGTGAGAgagtatgtatttgtgtgtgcgtgtgcgtgtgtatgtatatatctatacatcTATTCAAGGTAATGCATTCTAAAATTGGGGTCTTAACCAAAatgctgcaagtccatggggtcccgaagagttggatatgactgaacaacaatcaaaaTACAGCTGGAGTCACAGACTTGGGTTCAAGTTCCGGTTCTGGCCCATAAAAATGAGACCTTGAGCAAGTGATACACAATCTTTCTCGCCAGTTTTTACTATAAAGTCAGTGAAGACATTAAGAAGTCATGATGATGGATACAACTCAATACAACGAAATGATCCAACCAGAAGTTGTAGACTGTCTCTCACTGGGACTCCCTGACTTTAAATATTAGCTTTAATGACCAAATTCAGAGAGGCCTGAGTCAGTGATCTCACTGACTTGCTCGTCTCAACCGTGGCTGCACAACACAATCCTCTGGGAACCTGTGAAAACTACTGAGGCTTTCGCACCATCCCTGGAGATCGATTCAAATGGTCTCCAATGTGTGTATGCACAAGGAAGGCCGGGAGGATGAATAGGGAGCAGGTGTATATAATTCCCTCCTACATGATTCTGATCCTCAGAAGGAATGGAAACTGCTCATTTATCTAACCCCTTCATTTCACTGAAGATTGAGGcttttacatgttttaaattttacagtTAAGAGGCAAAACTGAACCTAACAGAATCTTTGATAGGAATGGAGTGACTGATAAAAAGTACTATTAGTAAGAATTTATACAAAGTTATGTTGTTACACAAAAAGCAATAAGCTAGGTAGATCGTTTAGAGATAGAAACACCTCTCTCCAACAACCTAGGTGAGATAGACTAAATGTGGTCAAAAATTCTTTGTGGGTCTTCCCATCAAGAGGGGGATTCTATTTCCCCATCCCTTGATTACGAGCTTGCTTTGACCAAAATTTAAAGTGGTGTTAGCCCCAGAGCTTAGCACTCGAGAGTGCTTGCAGCTGCAGCTGTGGTACTTCTGGATGGTGCCCTTAGAAGGCCATGTGAAGCAGCTGACACAGCTTTCCAGGTGAGCAGCTACGCGCAGCAGAACTGGGGTGGGCCCGGTCAACAACGAGCGCCATATGTCAGACATATGAATGGGGCCATTCTGGAGCTACCAGCACAGCTCACCCTCAAGCCAAAGGGACCTGTATGAATGAGCCCAGGTGAAGtcagcagaggagccaggagccagACCAGAGAACTTAGAGAGATGACAAACTTGTTTTAGTCACGAAGCTTTGGGGCGGTCTGTCACACTGTAACAGAAACCTGAAGCAGCTTGTTTTACTTCCATCTCGTCATGAGGGAAATGAAGCTTAGAAAAGGCAGGATATGCAAGGGGTCACCCGCAATTTAAATGGCAGAGTCAGGAGTTTAGCCCAAGTCTGCCTCCAAAGCTGCACCACTTTATGTTTCTTAGTAAAAGCTGAAACCATGGTGTATCttaaattattacaaaaatatatatcgAAAAGTTATTTAGTCCAAAAACATGAGTAATTCACGTAAGAGCTAAAGGTTCACACAGAATAAATTTTGCTGAATTAGGTACTTTCTATGAAAGGTTCAAAGGTTTATGCAGATTTTCCCCAAGTGAAAAGCATCCAAAATAAAATACTCTAACATAGGAAAAATTGTATGTAAGTAGCTACCTGGGAATATTTTTTGGAAGTCACAATCTGATTTCACAAACCCCACATGGTCATTTAATCCAAATACTTgttaaaaacatatttctaaTAGTTACACTAAAAGAGAAATCATAAGCATATATTCTAAATGTATATacctgattatttttcttttcaaatcccAGCCATATACACCGCCATTTCCTCTGTAGCGAGTTCCAGAGACAATGTCAAAATTACCCTCCTTTTGCTTCctgtagaaaaaataaattaggtgTCAATTTAAAAAAGCTGCTGAGCTTTCAACAAAATTGCTAAAAGAAAGCTCCTAAGTATTTTTAATTCTAACAGGTATCACAAGAAATTCCTTTCTGAAAAGGTTGCAGTAACTCACACTTCTTCCAGCAACACTTGTGTCCATTTTCTACCATCTTATCTGTGCTGGAGGTATTGCTTCAtaggttttaattttgaaaaactaaTGGGTAGCAAACATGTACACATGGTTACTTCAGTCGCATTTCCCTGACTACATCCCAGGGTGAGGATCTTAGCTTCATTAGCCGTCTGGATTTCTTCTACACAGGGCCTGACTGCATCTCTCATCCATTTTCTAGTCCACTGGTTCCACTGCCTATCAGGTCAAAGGAGTTTTGGGGTAGTTTTGGCGATCTAAGCAGAGAAGGTATTTTTGAGATGACTTCACGCAGAGATCAAAGGAGAAGTAGTTGGCATTAAGGAGCTGTGACACAGCACTTCAGAcagagtggagggcagaggatgagttCAGATCGCAAGGCAGGGGCCACTTCACAGAGAGGTTCGAATGGCAAGTAAAGGAATGTGGATTCTCCGTGTTCACAGGGCCTCCTGGAAGTATTCTAAACAGGTGATGTGATCTGACTCTGTTTTTCTATTTAGTTTACGTTCAGAACAGCTCCCAGGTTATTTTTCTGAAAGGTGTCATGGTCTCTTggattttctaaaaatgtttttacattACCTGTAAATAAACAGAATTTTGTACCCTTTACTGATACATGCTAAATTCTTATGTTACAACCTTACTTAAAGTTTCAGGGTTCGATGACATCTGGTATACCTACAGTCACTGGTGAGTCTATTGGGAATTAACTCAGCATCTCATCGTTTGCTGAAGAGTTTCATGGGGAAATCCACTGCTGGTTAGGACTCCTGCTTTCACTGCTAGGGGTccaggttcaagccctgctcagggaaccaagatcccacaagctgtggtgggttagtggctaagtcgtgtccaattcttgtgaccccacagacgggagcctgccaggcccctctatccatgggactctccaagcaagaatactggagtgggtggccaagcCATGCGGTGCAGCAAAACACAAACAGGTAAGACACCTCTGATGTAGGGCTAGGTTGTCTTCTGCATGTTTAAGtggtttccttctatttctgtaCTAACATTTTAAGAAGAAATGGATAGTGAATTTTATGACATACCCTTTAGCATCTATAGACTTAATCAGACTACCTTCTTTGTTAATGtgataaatgaattattttgacAGATTCCTGATTTTGGCATTCATTCCTAAAATAAACCCCTACACCCCATCTATTCATAGGGTTTTACCCTTTTGATGCAGGGTTTAATTCCATTTAACAGGGAAggtgtttttcatctttttttctacaGTATTTATAGAAATTAACGATGGTTTATAgaaattttctataatatttaTAGAATTAGGTAATAAAGGGATTATTTTTCAGTTAATCCTCTCAGGGCCCCTAAAATTCTTCATTTTGTCTTATAACTATATTCACATGCCTCAAATCTATACACTGGTTTTATTTTTGATAGCAAACTTAAAATAGCATGAGcattttaatgaatgaaaaatgaagtaaaaaaataaaaataagataaatgacTTGAATCATAATTCTTTCAAACATTAGAAATACCTACCTAATGAATTCAGGAATAAATTTTGGCTGAAATTAAGAATAAACAGTAGGTCAGTAAAATAGGCTGAGACTATAATAAATAGCTAATAAAGAAACATACCACTCACATGGTGTGAGAGGTCAGCATCCATGATGATTATATAGTTGCCTGTGGCATGTTTCATCCCGTGAATATACGCAGttcctaaaaatgaaaacatctgtATGCATTAAAAGAAGTCACCGGAAATGCTGAGGTCTACATCTAAACAGGGAAGAAACTGCTGAGCGTCTCTGAGAAGCCATCAGTCCTCTAGAGCTGACACCGAACTGTCGTCTCCCTTCAGTCCTGGGCACCACCTTGTGACGCCTGGACccccacctaacctgtctctctGCTTCTGCTCTTCCCATCATCGCTGCCCCGCGAAAGCGACCCAGGGAGTGTCTTCCACACCTTAAGCCTGGTACACAAGAGCCCTGCATTTGGGGCAAAGGTGCAGCTAGCGATCACTTAGCCGTGCTCACGCCCAAAAGTGCCTCAAGGACTTGGCAGGTAAGGGTGACTGGCCAGGAACAGGAGATGGGAATTCCTGCGTTCTCTAGCCCCACTCCAACACAGTAGCTTATTAGCAAGGCTGAATTCTTCTGACTTCTGGTAAGAAGTGACTGACTATAGGTTTCTGGATTGCCACTGATTGGTTAATAATTCTTGGTGGCTTTCAGGGCAGTTTCAACATTACTTCAATCTTGAAGAACCTTCTGGATTCAGATATTCAGAACATTTGATCACACCATGAAATCAAGGATCTTCAGACAGCACTCCATTTCCAAGTACTGTGTTTCCTACATGCTCCCCCAATTTTTCAATAATAGTAACACTTTTCAACATAAAACAACTGTGACCGACAACAGAAATAAAGGCATTCAAGTTTTATCTCAGGACTAGACTGAattcatttgagatttttctatAACCTCTTACATTGTAAAGCCAGaacagctttctttaaaaaaataactaaataaataccttttaaaaacatttaacttAAAGAAATGTTCAAGGACTTATAGCTAAGGCAGTGTGCTGGTTCAAATGTTTGCCCTTAGATCCCTTCTCTGTTCTAAATATATCGCAGGGTACTATATTTGTTCTCTTGTCAACTGATTTCCAAACAGCTTTGGGAAACACAGGAAGATGGGAGATTTCAAGCAGAAGGGGAAAAGTCCAACAGTCCTCCCCCTCACTCCACCTCTCAGCATGGACCAGATTCCCCCCAAGGCTCCCACTTCCACCAGGTACCCCTGACTCTACCATTCTAGCTCCTCCGGGCATGCAGCCTGGGTCCCCGGCTCTAAAAACACCAGCTCCTCCATCGCTGCTCCAGCCCTGGGGGAGCAGCAGTGACCTCCGGCAGCTACTAATCTCTGAGTAACCTCACTCTTCCATTTGGCTTCTCAGCAATTCCTTCACTGGTGTAACCAGATTCTCTATATTAAAGTCCTCGTATTGAAAGACTTACAATAGTTTCTGTTTTCCTAAGAGGGCCTTGGTTGACACAGGAAATTCAAGTTAAAACAACTAAACGTCATTAAGATCATTAAAAATCGTCACTGTATTTTGGCCCTGTTCCAAACTGGGAAACTACACATGGGAAATCTTACCAAGTTAAGGAGCAGGTATGGGCAGGGGCGGGGGTTAGACGTTCTGCTTACCTAGTCCCAACTTTTTCTCCCGTGGCCTTAGAAGCTGTAAGGATAAGAAATGGCATTTTAACACAAATAATAGAAAAtctaataaaaactttttttgaatAAGTGCTCACTCATTTTAACAGAAATAGTTGCATTTATTAGAACTTAAAGCAGAATATGCCTAACattgttttccaaaataaaaaatgcatttagTAACAGTTAAGTAATTTAACAGCTTTTAAGGAAAAGTAACATTCCTTTACCCaactctcccccctccccccaggcaaAATCTTAAACTCTAGCCCCCCCCTCGGTGCTACCCACCAAAACACAATGTATTTTTTTTGTCTATTACTTATCATTTTAAGCAGTATCTATTGATTCCTTCCCTAAGAAAACTGAGGATATAACTCACTTATACCTTTTTGGAATATCTGATAACCATACCTGTATTCTCAATTCCCTCTTTGATTTTAAATGTTGATATTCTACCAACTCATCTTGATTTTAtgcttcagtccagttcagttcagtcgctcagtcgtgtccgactctttgcgatcccatgaatcgcagcacgccaggcctccctgtccatcaccaaatcctggagttcactcagactcaacgtccatcgagtccgtgatgccatccagccatctcatcctcagtcatccccttctcctcctgcccccaatccctcccagcatcagagtcttttccaatgaatcaactcttctcatgaggtggccaaagtattggagtttcagctttagcatcattccttctaaagaaatcccagggttgatctccttcagaacggactggttggatctccttgcagtccaagggactctcaagagtcttctccaacaccatagttcaaaaacatcaattcttcgacgctcagcctcacagtccaactctcacatccatacatgaccacaggaaaaac
This portion of the Ovis canadensis isolate MfBH-ARS-UI-01 breed Bighorn chromosome 13, ARS-UI_OviCan_v2, whole genome shotgun sequence genome encodes:
- the DPM1 gene encoding dolichol-phosphate mannosyltransferase subunit 1, with the protein product MAAEEASRSSPRSRREPKGRASRQDKYSVLLPTYNERENLPFIVWLLVKSFSESGFNYEIIIIDDGSPDGTRDIAEQLEKIYGSDRILLRPREKKLGLGTAYIHGMKHATGNYIIIMDADLSHHPKFIPEFIRKQKEGNFDIVSGTRYRGNGGVYGWDLKRKIISRVANFITQILLRPGASDLTGSFRLYRKEVLQKLIGKCISKGYVFQMEMIVRARQLNYTIGEVPISFVDRVYGESKLGGNEIVSFLKGLLTLFATT